DNA from Brassica napus cultivar Da-Ae chromosome C4, Da-Ae, whole genome shotgun sequence:
TAGACCAGTGCAGGTTGGACGATCCGCGCGGACGACCCAGCGCGGGTTGGATGACCCGCGCGGACGACCCAGGACGACCCAGCACGTGTAGACCAACGCGGGTTGGGCGACCCGACCTCTACCCGGAGCGCTTTTTCTCTTGGTCgaattttagtgtttttaaagggctttttagactttttaatggaaaccattaggttttcTAGGATTGTATAAATACCCTTGTTATCCCAAAGTTGGGACTTATCTTATGATCTATCAAATCAAAGACCACTTTGGAGGGAAAtatctaatcttgatcattattttttgtgattgcttgattgctttgatcattaatcatgtttagacttagatcaactaatgatttagtgtctaccatgataatgagtgagtagtcatctttggattcatgggttaggatgattaggatgattaagtgatgatctagaatgtttagagtacattaatatgttttcttgcttgattgagtgatcttaatgctaatCTAGAATTGGCCATTTCAGATTAGAAATCTAGACATTTTATTGCctgaaaggtgttcgatgaaatgtctgagccaactcaACATGCTCTTAACTTACcctaccaaagacatttgatgttaggGGAGTTTTGATAGTTGAATGATCTATTCTTAATGTTTGcttgattgacacaaaccaaagacattttatgtttgatcaatgagagtaaatgagcATTTGTCTTGACAAAGAATTTGCTTAGAATTGTTATCTAGACTTAGAGAAATGTGTTGATTGAAACCTTGCTATTTTAGATTGAATCTTAATCATTTGACATCAAATTCCTATACCCATGATTCCTTCTTTATCCATTTGCTTGAAAGTTGCTAGTTAGTTGTGTTAGAACCTTGTTAGCTTGATTGAACCACCTCATCACTTTGATTGCATTTAGCTTAAGTTTGAACTGAATTCTCTCTGCATTAAAACTCTTAGAAATGAATTGACATCTTAAATACTACATGATTTGAATTAggacccttgaaaagtccatTTCAAATGTGGCGTCGTTGCCAATTCTAAGTTGATTTTAACATTGAGATTTGGTCcttacttgagactaagtcttATTTTCGTTTTATCTAGTTACTGATTCTCTTTCCTAGCCCTTTTGTATCTCAGGTGCATGAACTTGCAGAGCAGAGCCCCAACAGACCTAGTTTcaagagttgaagacattagagcacttgaAAGGGAGATtgcaaggagaagaagagaagaagtgcAATAAGCTCACTTAGACAGATTGGAGTTTGTGATGGATCAACATCAGAATCAGCCTCAAGATGGAGAGGGCATTGGCCAAGGAGCTACCAACCTTAGGCCACAACACCCACATCCCCCAAGCTAGAGCTATTGGCACACATGATGAGCCCAATATCCATGGGCATAGAGCTGGCAtcagagcaccagctgtggaaaacaacaactttgagatcaagtcaagATTGATAAACATGATCCAGAGCAACAAGTACCATGGTCTTGCCTTGGAGGATCCACTAGACCACTTGGATAACTTTGATAAGCTGTGTGGAACAACAAAGATCAATGGTGTCTCTGAAGATGCATTCAAGCTAAGGTTGTTTCCATTCTCTGTGGGAGACAAAGCTCACACATGGGAGAAGAGCCTTTCAAGAGATTCAATCACCAcatgggatgagtgcaagaaaGCTTTCCTCACCAaattcttctctacttcaagaactgctaagctaaGGAATGAAATCTCTGGATTTCGTCAAAGGAATCttgaaggctttggagaagcATGGGAAAGGTTCAACAGCTACATCTCTCAATGTCCTCATCATGGCTTCAATATGGAGAGTTTGcttagtactttctacagaggtgcTTTGCCTAAATTTAGAAGCCAACTTGATACTGCtagcaatggtttcttcttgaGGAAAACTGAAGCAGATGCTTTGGAGCTTGTAGAGAATATGGCTAAGAGTGATTCAGTCTACAGTGATGAGCATGATAAAAGCAACAGAGGCAGTGGAGGTGATGATACAAACACAAAGAGAGAGTTGAAGGATCTACAAGATAAGATGGATTTGCTTCTTTCGGATAGAGCCAAACAAGAGAAAGTAAACTTTATTGGTGAGCAGAAACAAGAGGAGACAGTTGTGGTTCATGAAGTTGATGGTCTAGAAGGTCAAGAAGAGCTATGTTTTGTGAATGCTAATGGGACATGGTACAAGAAGGAGCcgaactttcagtacaacaactaccaacaaaaacccttctacaacaaccaacaaGGTGGTTACAAAGCTAAGAAAAACTACTCTCAAGGCTTCTCCTCCAACAGAATTCGGTCTACACAAGGCAAAGCCGGATCTTCTACTTCTGCTCCACAAGAGAGTAGCACTGATGCAATGTTGAAACAGATCTTGGAGTCTcaaactagaagtgagaagcacatTGAATATGAGCTGAAGAACCTTCACACCAAagttgatggaagctacaatgaccTCAACAACAATTTCCTACAACTCTCCTCTCACTTCAAGGCTTTGGAGAATCAGTTTGCCTCTATGCCTTCAACCTCCAAGCGCCCAATGGGATCTCTACCAGGAAAATCAGAGCAAAATTCCACAGAGTATTGCAATGTTATCCTCTCTACTACTTCTTCTGAGATTGAGTTGAGTGATCATGAGAAAGAGGTGGATCAAATTGACAGCTTTTTGTATGGAATAGAATTTTTTCCCAGGCTGCAGCACAGATTGTGGATAAGACTGAACACAAGGCTATGGAGAGGGTAAAGGCACAAGCTGAACTGAAGGTTGCAGCAGAAAATCTGAAGAGAGatgagcacaaggctgagaatcAAGTTGAAAGAGAGGCTGTGCAGAGGCTAAAGGAAGTAAAGTTGAAAGGAACCACTGAGGTTGAGCAGTCACCTTATGATAAGTTCCCATTTCCACAAAGGGTCCTCACCAAAGCTCAAAAGAAGGTGATCTCCAAGTTCAGAAAGGACATGAGTGCTGTAGGAGTTAAGCTTCCAGAGATCTCACATATGCGTGATGCTCATGTACAAATGATGCTCATCAGGGACATTCTAGCTCACAAAGAAGAAGTAGCAGAGCTTCTAGACATCTCTACTATGCAGCTTGATCCACCAGTCACACCAAAGTCCCTTCCCAAACTAGAAACCCAAGGGAAgttcaccttgtcttgctcccttgGTAAGTTCACacttgatgatgctcttgtttattctggtgcaagtgtgaat
Protein-coding regions in this window:
- the LOC106432902 gene encoding uncharacterized protein LOC106432902 — protein: MERALAKELPTLGHNTHIPQARAIGTHDEPNIHGHRAGIRAPAVENNNFEIKSRLINMIQSNKYHGLALEDPLDHLDNFDKLCGTTKINGVSEDAFKLRLFPFSVGDKAHTWEKSLSRDSITTWDECKKAFLTKFFSTSRTAKLRNEISGFRQRNLEGFGEAWERFNSYISQCPHHGFNMESLLSTFYRGALPKFRSQLDTASNGFFLRKTEADALELVENMAKSDSVYSDEHDKSNRGSGGDDTNTKRELKDLQDKMDLLLSDRAKQEKVNFIGEQKQEETVVVHEVDGLEGQEELCFVNANGTWYKKEPNFQIRSTQGKAGSSTSAPQESSTDAMLKQILESQTRSEKHIEYELKNLHTKVDGSYNDLNNNFLQLSSHFKALENQFASMPSTSKRPMGSLPGKSEQNSTEYCNVILSTTSSEIELSDHEKEAAAQIVDKTEHKAMERVKAQAELKVAAENLKRDEHKAENQVEREAVQRLKEVKLKGTTEVEQSPYDKFPFPQRVLTKAQKKVISKFRKDMSAVGVKLPEISHMRDAHVQMMLIRDILAHKEEVAELLDISTMQLDPPVTPKSLPKLETQGKFTLSCSLGKFTLDDALSLGIENLKPNTSLLMFGDSSFTTPIGLIKDFPLKIGACTIPIDLIVLKMAIGKRVPLILETPFITTVGACIDFANKKVTLLNMNKVVSYPIKSPMMNVEYCGTITCGEPSIEKIKDEMVVSGKEGLDGESSKEMCDEHLESTTKEEVSRATKTAQDKKKMMKEPHPPPLDMMPHTLTLHPMKFKDGAIEYKIKCKGKSTPFLSAKAIITPQLQDDPIKLQELLSQVLTITLESRKDPPSPLSA